One Fictibacillus halophilus genomic window, CATGAGGACTAACTCAAAAAAATAATCGCAACGTTAATACGCTGCGATTCTGAAAAATGGTTATTTATTTGGTTTTGATTTAGGGAAAGTAGCTACTTCCAAAACTCCCTTACTTTATATACTCGTACGCAGATCCCAAAGCTCAGGGAAGAAGCGTTGATCCAACACTTTCTTGAGATAGTTCACCCCAGATGATCCGCCTGTTCCGACTTTGAAGCCAATAATGCGTTCTACCGTTTTCATATGGCGGAATCGCCACTGCTGCAACCAGTCTTCAATATCTACAAGTTTTTCTGCTAATTCATACAAATCCCAATATCTTTCAACGTTTCGGTACACTTCTAGCCAAGCTGCTTCTACTGATGCGTTATATTCATATCGCTTCGTTACATCACGGTTCAGTACTTCCTCGTCGATATAAAGCCCCGCTTTTGCGAGTGCCTGAATGGAAACGTCGTACAGACTTGGTGTATGAAGAGCAGCCGTTAATTGTTCGTGAAGGTCTGCGTCTTTTTTATAGATTTCTAGGATGTGCGGCGTCTTATAGCCGAGAGCAAATTCAATCATGCGGTATTGGTACGATTGAAAGCCTGATGCTTGTCCTAGCTTGTCACGAAACTCCATGTATTCTGCTGGCGTTAAGGTTGAGAGTACATCCCATGATTCGATGATCTGAGATTGAATCTTTGAAACACGTGCGAGCATTTTAAACGCTGAATGAAGATTCCCGCTTTCAATAGAAGCTATCGCCGAACGCGTTTCGTGCAGAATGAGTTTCATCCATAGCTCTGAAACTTGGTGGATAATGATAAACAACATTTCATCGTGATGACCGGAAAGCCTTTTCTGACCGGATAAGATCTTATCTAGGTTCAGATATTCACCATACGTCATTTGGTTGATAAAGTCTGTGTGAAGTCCTTTTTCTGTTTCTTTGCTGTCCAATTTTTTCTGTTCTGTCATTGAAATCCACTCCCCCGACAAATTACTGGTATGTCACCGCTTTCATTATACATGATTGTCGAAGTATCGGATTATTCTCGGACAAAAAAATAAAACCCGGAACGAATTCCGGGTTTCTTCTTACAAGGAGGTTACTGATTAACGAAGTCCGCCTAGCGCTTGTGCTACAAGACGCTTAGTGATTTCGCCACCTACAGATCCGTTTGCACGAGAAGTTGTGTCTGGTCCAAGATGTACTCCGAACTCAGCAGCGATCTCTTGTTTCATTGCGTCAAGAGCTCCTTGTGCTCCAGGAACCACGATTTGGTTGCTGTTATTACGTGCCATGCGATTTCCCTCCTTTGGGATAATATGTACGAAAAACTTATTTGTTTTCCGTTAAATGTAGTATGGGTTAATTCTGAAAACCTATTCATAGAAATATAAATTTTTTCAAAAAAAAACAAGAACTCGTCATAAGTCCTTGTTTTTCAGCTCTTGGCTTAACAAATTTTCTTCTATTAATTGTGCTCTCTTTAACTCTTTTGCAGAATGTTTCTTAAAAAAGACTACCGTTCTCCAAGCAAAAATCGTAAAGAGGGCAAGCGTTATCAAAGCCGGTATGTACTCAAGTTTGTTCTCTGGAAATACGATTGGTAACATATCTTTGCACCCTTTCGGTAAACAATTCCGTCTTATTATACCAAATACGAACAATAATTGATATGTTATACAGCTGTATTTGTGTTGTTTCTGTTAACGCTTTCTACTTGTTTCGCACGTTTGTCTGTGAGTTTGCTAAGAGCAATTGCAAGAACGATGCCGATTGCAAAGCCTGCCAAAATATCAGATGGATAATGAACGCCAACATAAACACGACTCAATCCGAGTAGGAACGGAAGAATCGCACCTGACACTAGGATCCAGCGCTTTTGATACCGTTGATAGAGAAGAACGGCTGCAAATATGTAAAACGTTGTCCCTACCATAGCGTTTCCACTCGGAAAACTGTACCCGTCCTCTTCAAGAAGGCGGAAATCTAGCGGCCGTTCTCTTTGAAACATGGATTTAACTAGCAAGTTCAGACCATAAGAAACCAGAATACTTCCGATCAGTAACAAGCTGTTTCTCCATTGTCTCATTATGAAAAGAACAATTGCACCGAGTAAACAGAGTCCAGCGAGCACTTTGGCATCCCCTACGTGAGTGAAGGCTAGTACGATTTCATTTAACCGATCTCTTCGGAGATTTAAAATAAGCTCTCTCAAACTCGAATCGAAAGTTGTTATGAAACTTGAGCTGTAAAATGAAAGACTGACAAAGATTAACATACATAAACTCAAAGTTATTTTCATTATTATTCCCCCTACATCTCATATTACTTCACGTCATCCAATATTAGGAATAACAATTCGGGGGATTACGGATAAAAATTAATTTACTACGTAATTAAATTATATTACCTCGTATAAAAAATCCGATTACTACGTAATTAATTGAGATTACTACGTAATTCTTTATCTCTGTTTCCCTGAAACGCACATATCATCTATTTTCCTCCTGGAGAGTACACGCATATTTATCAACTGACTCTTCAAAAAGAAAAAGCCCCCCCTACAAAGGAGAACTTTCGCTTTCTGCTTCACATTCTTTTATATAACGGTTCCACGGATGTTCCCTGCATTCTGTGCTGCATGAGCGTTTGTGTTCATGCTCGCACTCTTCACACATCAACAGATGCGCGTTGCATTCTGGATTTCCGCATTTCACATAACGTTCTTCAGGGTTTCCGCAGTGATAACACTTACCCACCACAACCTCTTCCCCTGTTCTGTTAACAGGTACAGAGATCCGCTCATCGAACACATAACACTTACCGTCCCATAGCTTACCTTTGGCGATTTCATCATAGCCGTAAGAGATGATTCCGCCTTCTAGCTGAGAAACGTCCTTGAACCCTTCTTTTACCAAGAAGCCTGAGAATTTCTCACAACGAATACCACCTGTGCAATATGTTAGAACTTTTTTATCTTTATATTGACTGAAGTTCTCTCTCACCCATTGTGGCAGCTCGCGGAATGTTTCTACGTCTGGTCTGATCGCATTCTTGAAATGGCCGAGGTCGTATTCGTATGTGTTACGGGCATCTAAGATCACGACATCTTCTGATTCCATCGCTTCGAGCCATTCTTTTGGGGAAAGATGTTTACCCGTAAGTTCGTTTGGATTCACATCGTCTTCCAAACTTAAATGAACAAGCTCTGGTCGTACGCGAACCTTCATCTTTTTGAAGGCATGTTCGTTTGATCTCTCTATTTTAAAAACGGTATCTGCAAAACGAGAATCATTTTTCATGACCTGCATATAGGATTCGGTTTGCTCTACTGTTCCTGACACGGTTCCGTTGATCCCTTCATTCGCTACAAGGATTCTGCCTTTTAATCCGATCTCCTTACAACGAGCGAGATGTTCTTCTTTAAATGCTTCAGGGTCTTCGATTGTTACGTATTTATAATACAATAATACTTGAAAGTCCATGATTACCACCTACTTATACTTCTTAAAAAACTACCTTACCTATAATAACAAATTATGAGAAAAAGAAAAATACAGGACACGTCCTGTATTTTAGATTTTATTCAGTGTACTGTTTCTCAAAATGTCAGCTGCCTCATGCGCTTCTTCATCTTCAGCCAATTCAAGGGCTGTTTTTCCATCTTCTTTGGCGAGGTAAGGATCTGCTCCTTTTTCAACAAAATAGGCGATCATCTCAGGATCGTTATGCTGAGCGGCTTGATGTAGAATCGTCCAGCCTCCGCTCTGTTTTTCGTTAATATTAGCTCCGTGCGATAGTAAGAGACTCATCATCTCTTGGCGATTTTTCATATTTGCTGCCGCGGCATGAAGCGGTGTGTTCGCCATGTTGTTTCCTGACTTCACATGAACATCAGCTCCTTGATCAAGCAACAGTCTCACAATCTCGATATGTCCAAAATGTGCGGCCAAATGAAGAGGTGACCATCCTTCACTGAGTCCGTTTATGCTTGTTTCTTCGTTTTTCAAAAGTTCCTCAACAACCGTTAAATTCCCATCCATTGCTGCTTGGTGCAGATTCATCGTATCCACCCTTTCTGATAGTTGTTAGACGACTACTTCGACTTCCTGACACGAAAACCCTTTTACATACAATTATTTACAAATTTTTTCTCTGATTCCCAGTTGTTTCGCGGTCAAAATTATGTGAACATTTAAATAGTGAAAGTCGTTGGGGGAACTGAATATACGGGGGATTTTATGCGTTTAAAAATACTATCTTTATCACTGGCTGCTTTTCTCGTGATGACAACTGCAGCACACGCTTCAACACCATATACGGTTCAGCAAAATGACACACTGTGGAAGATCGCACAGCATAAAAATGTAAGCGTATCAAATGTTATCGGAATGAATCGATTGACGAGCCATAGCATCTATACTGGTCAAACGTTATATATTCCATCGTCTTCAAATCTACACAAAGTAGTAATTGGAGAGACTCTTAACAAAATCGCTTCGGCGTCAAATGTTAGTTTATGGGCAATCCAACAGGCAAACCCACAGATCAAAGAGATCAATTGGGTTTATCCTGGACAAGTGATCGAGCTGCCAGCTTCTGTTGCCAAACAACAGCCAGCACCAAAATCCACAGCTCCAGCACAACCTGCAGTCGGTTCAACTGCTACACAGGTTTCACAGCTTGTGAATGCAGAGCGTCAAAAAGCCGGCCTTGCCCCATTAACACTTGATGCTGAACTTAGCAATGTTGCTTTGGCAAAAGCTAAAGACATGATCCAGAATAACTATTTCGATCATAACTCACCTACTTACGGATCTCCGTTTGACATGATGCGAAGCTTTGGAATCGAATACACAGCAGCAGGTGAGAACATTGCACAAGGCCAAACTTCACCACAAGCAGTAATGACAGATTGGATGAATAGTCCTGGTCACCGCCAAAACATTTTAAGCTCTAACTACGACTCCATCGGAGTAGGTTATTTTGAGGGAGCTTGGGTACAACTATTTAAAAAATAAGGATCTTCCGCACGACTTTCCACTTAAAAACATGCAGCTTCTCTGGTTGCATGTTTTTTATATGTGTATCAACCGGTCTTCAGTCTTTATTTCCTGAATGACTTGTTGCATGTCATCAGTAGTTAGGAGACTTGTATGAAGAAGATGTTTAGAATCTAAGTCTGATTTCAAAAACTCATGAAAAAGAATCAAACACCTTTCACCCATTCGATCTTCGTCATTGCGCAACGCATCTCTTTTTACCAACGTATCCTTATCTGCCCAAAGAACAACGTATTTGATCGTAACGCCGAAATCACTCAACTGTTCTCTTAACCATTCAACATCCTTGGGAAAGATGATGTAATCAATCACAACGTCACAGCCATAATCAATGAAGTTCCTTGTAAGTTGAAGAATGTTATTCCAGATCAAATCATGCTCCTGTTCACTTTCCCAGGGCTTCTCTCTTCCATTAATGTGCATATGACTGATATCATCACCCGAGAGGTAGGCGCTTTCGGGTAAACTTTTTACAAGTTCAGTTGAAGTTGTTGATTTCCCGACTCCTGCAGGTCCTGACAGGAGATAAACGGTTCTTGCATGCTCTCTTGTCACTGGTGTTCCTCCACACTTAAAACTTTAATTCTAGTTCTTCTAAAAGTGCTCTTGCACCGTTCGGACTAAGTACGAACTTTCCGCCTGCATACGTGGAATTTTGATCTGTCACTTCTCCTGTAATCACACAAGAGTTATTAGCTATGTATTTCTTTAAAATAATACGGTCATCTTCTACAAATATCTCTATGCCATCCTTAATGTCTAGATCCATCATTCGGCGCAATTCAATCGGAATAACGATTCTTCCTAACTCATCCACTTTTCTTACGATCCCCGTGCTTTTCATTTGTTCTACCTTCCCTTTCATTCCAAGCGGATTATTACATTCTGTATTAAAGTTGCCACACTTGGTAAATTATGTTTTTTATGACTGAATTAATCATCTCAAAAACTTCTAAAAATAGGAAGGGGATTTGGGTTGGGTTAATTTATTGAGTAAATAGAACTAATTTAAAAGAACAAAATGCAAAAATACGATTTTTTGTATTTGTCATGAGGCAAGAATCCTATAACTTTTTCCCAAAATAAAAGCTTGCAGGAAAATTCCCTGCAAGCTTTAAACAGATTTTTTCATTACGACATAGGTTATGGCATTAGTCGTAAGAAGGACAGGTCTTAGATTACGTACGATTTTAAAACTTAACGGATTTATGACTGCTTTTAAAATTTCCCAGTTAGGATAGGAATTCTTAAGCAATTTGCTCATATCATTCGTATTCATGTTAATTTCAATAAGAGCTTCTAGTGGTGTTTGAGTTTCTAGATCAGTCTCTGTGACTTCGGAGTTTACAATCAAGCAATTTACCCCACCGTTACGAGTTCCTTTTTCCATTCGTTGAAGAACCGTCCTTAAAGATTCAACAGAATCAGCATGTTCTAGACTTGAAACAGCTACGATCAAATCATATGCATCTTCTTTGATTTCATATGTGCTTATGTCTGCATTAATAGGCGTGATATGATCCAATACTTCAAACTCTTTGCTATATTGTTCTAGTTTTTCAAGTGCAGAGTCTAGGAAGTCGACACAATCAATTTCAACACCTTGTTCTATAAACGCCTGAGCTAATGGAATACTATTTCTCCCCACTCCACAGCCTAAATCTAATATCTGAATATCTTGCAATCCACTCAAAATAGGAACTAACTCCATGACTGTTCTTACAGGTCTATTAAGCCATGAACCTTTTTCGAACAGTTTATAATTGTCATAACAATAATCATGGTATTCTTTTTCTTCTTGACGAATTCTCTCTAATTTATTCAAGCTCAAGAATCCTCCATTCATCAAACAGGAATCAATTACGCTCACTACACGGACAACTATTTTTGAAAATCAGAAAATCCTTCTAATGCTTTATTAATATTAGGCTCAAAATCAATCGCATCAAGCATAGCAATTCCTTCTACTATAATGAACGTTAAAGGTGCTAGTTTCTCTTTTTCTTCATCGTCAGCTTGAATGAGTTCAGAACAGTATTGGATAAAAATATTCCCGATCTGTTTGGCAATTGGATAATAAGGCTCTTCTTTTTTCGAAGCTCGTGCAATTAACTCGAGCCAGAGCTGAATGTAGGGTTTCACGACAGGGTTTTTGATCAATTGGTAAAGATGCGGTACTAATTGATTAAAAGGAATAGGAACTGTTTGCGCCTGTTCAAGAATAGTAATCAGGTTATCAGATATCTGGGTTAACACTTCTGTCATTAGCTCTTCTTTGTCTTGATAATAATGAAGCAGCATTCTGTCACTCGTCCCTGCAGCCTGTGCTAAACTTCTTAAGCTTCCTGACTGAAGACCGTTTATGAGAATATGGTTCGCCATTTTTTCTTGAATCTCTTGTTTTCGTAATTCGCCTTTTTTCATCACATTTTCCTCGTTGCATTTTTTATGTAGTATATGCTACATTTTAATTATGTAGCAAGTGCTACATTTTTGTGAAAATGGGAGGGATCTAATAAATGAAGAATAGTGAAGTTGCAGAAGTTAGCGATTTAGAATCACCACGTTTTTTCAGTAAAAAACAAACAGCAATTTTATTCGCATTCGGAATTATATTTTGGTTCAGTGGTGCAATGGCTGTTAAATTTGGGTATTCCATGGGTTTATTTGGCCATACGGGCAGTCTGATTTCTTTCGCTCTTGCTTTACCAGTATCTTGGTTTTCTGTTTTACTTATCGTGAAAGGTGCAGATCTTAAGCCCCTACAAATTGTTCCTGGAATCGGTTTAGGTCTTGCAACAGCTACATTCTTTGATGGAATTGTTCTAACTTGGGGAACTTGGGTTTATGGTACGAATTCAGATCAGATCAGTTTTGGTGCAGCATGGATCTTATGGGGTGCCTTTACGTTTTTGGCATTCGCATTTTTGGAAGCATACCGAAAAGGAATAAAATTGGCTTAAAGCGTTCAAAAAAATACCAAGTACACTTTAAAAGCGGTGTACTTGGTATTACTTTACTCTTAAGATTTGACCTGGAAATATGCTGTAGTTACTATCTAGATTGTTCCAGCTTTTGATTTGTTGAATCGTGCTTCCGTATTGTTGGCTAAGAGAATAAACCGTATCTCCACTCACTACAGTGTGATAAATTGCTTTTTTAGGAAGATTGAAGCTCTTCACAATCCCATTTACATGTCCTCGCGCAATACTTTCAATAAATGACGTTGTTTTCAACTTATTTGCATCATTCACATTATCTATAAACCCATTCTCTGTTAACAGAGCAGGCATATTTGATTCACGCAATACATGAAAGTCTGCTGTCTTTTGCCCACGATCACTAAAATTCACAAGTTTTAAAATTTCCGCATGGATATTATCTTGATACGTCGTTGTAGGTGCTATGGAACCTGGATAGACGTAATCTTCATACCCTGTTCCACCGCCTGCATTGGTATGAACGGATAAAAAGAAATCAGCTCCCCATGCGTTTGCAGCATCGGTTCGTTCTGTTAATGACTTTGTTACATCTGATGTCCTGCTCATCAAAACGGAAACATTGCTATATTCAGCAAGTAAAATATCTCTTATACGAAGTCCAATTTTTAAAGTAAGTGCCTTTTCTGTGAGGTTATTAGCAACCCCTCCAGGATCAGTTCCTCCATGACCTGGATCAATAAAGATTTTCACCATTTTCATCACCCCTATTATTCATCATATGATGGAATCTATGAAAAGGTTTGTACAATTTACTAGAGTTTATCTAGCCTTAAACGCCTTTTGTTGCATAGTGTCCAATCAACTAGAGAACTCCTTTCATAATCTACTACATAGAGAGTGTAACGTCTCTATAAAATGCACTACAAAGATATGGGGTGTCTTTTATGCGTAATTTCTTAAGTCTATTAGACGGATTATTTGCTGACAAAAAAATCCGCAAGACTCCACAAGACAAAAAAAGAATTGGCTAAAAACAAATTGCCTAACTATTTGAAGTTAGGCTAGACGTACATAATATATAAGAGGTTTATATTTTTCTCTAATTACCTTCTTACAATTGGAATCCAGATTTCAGCACTTCTCCCAGACTCCCCTACAAAGTAAACCTCAATCTCTGGCAATCCAGCATGTTGGTAGTCCGTTGCCGGAAACCACTCCCGATAGATTCGATGAAATCCACTCTGTATAGCTTCAGGAAGTGAGCCATGGCAAGGAAAAACAGCCCATGTAGTAGAGGGGATTCTCTTAACTGTCAATCTTTCAGAAGAGGTTACTACTTCTTCCTTTCTGCCAATCATATATGTAAAGTCCTCATCAAAGTTTAATGTTAGACCAAGTAAAGAGTTACTAATAGACTCTTGATTGATATCATCTATCGTTCCATCCCGCCTACACTCTCCCCAGAAATCTTGTCGTGTTCGACCTTCGTTTCCACAAGTTAGAGTAGTCGTTTTTCCGAAAACTATGAAAGATTCTTTTTCCTCAATTAAATAATCCAGTTCACGATCTCCAGAAACGGTAAGTTGGAACGAGATGCGTGGGAATGCTTTCAGTGATACACCCGATTGACGAGCTTCAGATGGTGAGATACCATGGATTTTCCGAAATGCCTTAGAAAACGATTCTGGGGTTTTGTACCCGTATTTCAATGCTACATCGATCACTTTGGAGGGAGAAACAGCCAGTTCTTGAGCAGCTAAGGTCAGCTTTCGTTTCCGTACATATTCCGCAACTGTCATTCCAGAAATCATAAAAAACATTCGTTGAAAATGGAAAGGTGAAGAATACGCTACCTTCGCAATCGCGTTGATATTTAATGGTTCCTCCATCATACTCTCTATGTAATCTAAAGCTTCTTCCATCCGATTCAGCCACTCCATACTAAACCACCTCTATAATATTGCTCGAAAAGATTGATAAAATATAACTTCGCTCCTCTGCTTTGTTAACCTGCTATTATTCTCTTTTCATACCAGTTCGTTAAAAGCACGGAATGACAGGATACCCAACAATACTGCTTCTATAATGAAATGGAAAAGTACAAATTTATGAAAAGAGGGATTAGATGAAGAAAAGCATGGTTAGTTTGATTACAGTCGGGCTATTATTCTCCAGCGGTTCAGCTACTTGGGCTCACCCATCTAAACAGAAAAAGGTGGAGTATGTTGCGTTAGGTGATTCCATACCTGCTGGGATGACGCCTTATGGTAACTATGATGAAAGTTATCCGGATATGCTAAAAGATATGTTCCAGCGCTCAAACACTAAACTAAAAGACTATGACAATTTTTCAGTTTCAGGTTATAGCTCAGAACAATTGAAGGACGATGTTGAAAATAACTCTACTATTCGTAACGAACTTCGTGAGGCTACTCATATTACGATTACGATTGGAGCCAACGATCTGTTTCAAAAACTACTATCTGACCCATCAACCGCACAACAAGGAATTGATGCAGCAAGTTCAAATTTAAACGATATTCTACAAATGATTGACGAGTTAAACCCAAAAGCAAACGTCTATGTCATGGGCTATTACAATCCTTTTGCTTATTATCCAAAAGAAGTTCAGAATTTCCTTGTTCCCCTTTCTGATACCTTGAATCATGAAATTGAAGTTCGAGCTATAGAAAACGGTGATACATATGTCCCTACTGCATATGTCATCGATCCTGAGTTTGAAAAATACATGCCTAACCCTGAAGATAACCATTTAAATGTGAAGGGATATAAGGTGATCGCTAAAGAATTTTGGAAGGTTATGAAAAAAGATAGATGAGAAAAAAGACTCGTCAATGGCGAGTCTTTTTTCATTAAAACACTTCACTAATCCTTATTCATCAAATCCTAAATTTATCGGTTGATCTGGTAAATTCTCAGATCCCATCATATTGGTAGTTGGCTCTGATTCATCTACTTCTACAAACTGAAATCCGTCTGCCCATACTTTCCCTTGTCCGGCTAAAAGCACCCCAAAATGCATAGACGCACTTTCAGCAGGAACATCGAGTACCACTTTATAATAGTTCCAATCAGAGGTTCCTGAAATTGACCGGTTGTCCATATTGTCAAATTGAACAACATCCCCTGATTGATTGTCTACGCGAAACCATGCTCCACACTTTGTTACATCCTCCGTTTTTAAATAGCACGACATCTTAATTCTTTTTCCTCTGAATCGTTCTGCTGAAATACTTTGCATCATCGTACCAAATTGTCCTTCTCCCATATCCCCTGTTGAATATAAAAGACCTGATTTGGTTCCAGTATGGAATACCTTATCATCCGATTCCATGCAATAATCACTTGGATGCGATCCGCTCAACATCCACCCTTTTACTGTTGTTGTTTGGTTCATTTCATTTTCCTCCATCCCACTAATGGTTCTCATCAGTTTTCGATATTTTCCCGGTGGCATGTTGTACAGTTCTTTAAATGAACGTGTGAAAGCTTCTTGTGATTGAAACTGTAATGAAAATGCGATGTGTAAAATGGACTCATCCGAATAGAGAAGGTACATGGCTGCTATCGCTAAACGCCGCTTACGAACATACTCACTTAACGTTTGGCCCGTTTCTTTCTTAAAGATCCGCGATAGATGAAATTTCGAATACCCTACTTTATTTGCATAATGTTCTAGGAACCAGTCATCTTGTAAATGTTCTTCAATGTAACGAATGGTCTCCTTCGTGACTTCACTATACATCCTGCTCACCTCACTATTATCATAATAGAAGGTGTAAATGAATTTTTGATATTATTTGCTAATCTATCTATTTTTTTCATACTTTTTATGAACATCACACTAAATAACACAGCGGAAGTTAATTAGTTCATTAGTTATAAAAAAATGCACTTCCTCTTCTCGAAGAAATGCAATCATTTAGTAATTATTCGCGCTTAATATACCTCTTGATTATTCGATGTGAATTTTATTCTCAACATTACTGCAACGATGCTACTCGACATTCCAGCTAGTAGAAACAGCCAAGTAAACCATTCCAGACCCATAGTAGGGGATCTAAACGTTAACGAACTGGCTAAAAATAGTGTAAGTCCCAGTATGCCGAAAAATAAGCTCAGTTTGTTCGTTTGATTTTTTAAAAGCCATGTAGCAATTAATACAAGCATATACAACAAGCTAATTGTCATGAGTATGGGGAATACTGGTTTAAATTTTGCTGCGTAGATGAAATGATCCAATCCTGAGATATCAGATACATTTGTTACAGCTCCATGTTTCCATGTTGAAAAAATAGCCGAGTACTTCCATTCCCACTGTGTATCTCTTAATTCACTTCCTTCATACCATGCTGAGAACGTTGAAAATAAAAATACTAAGATTGATAAAACAAATTGAATCATATACGACATAGCTAGCATTCCCTCTCATTCATATGTTGTTCCTTATTTTACCATGCGAGGTTTGATCTTTGCTAATTACTATTAGACTAAATTTCTTAAGGTCAGTTAATTTTAATCGAAGAACATTGAGAACGATATCCTAGTCGTTTTAATTATCCGATTTTCTCCGCTAACTCTAGAATTATTCCTTCTGGACCACGAACGTAGCAAAGTTTATAGCTAATCTCGTATTGCTCGATCTCACTAAAAGTTTCCATGCCCTTCTTTTCCAATATAGCAACAATCGCCTCTAGATTCTCAACCGCAAAGCAAATATGTCGGATGCCTAGCGTATTTGCATAAGGTTGTTGAGTATCTGAATCATCTGATGGCGTATGAAATTTGACTAGCTCTATCCAGGTCTTACCATCAGGCATTCCTAATTCTACACATTCAGTTTTT contains:
- a CDS encoding alpha/beta-type small acid-soluble spore protein, giving the protein MARNNSNQIVVPGAQGALDAMKQEIAAEFGVHLGPDTTSRANGSVGGEITKRLVAQALGGLR
- a CDS encoding LysM peptidoglycan-binding domain-containing protein, which gives rise to MRLKILSLSLAAFLVMTTAAHASTPYTVQQNDTLWKIAQHKNVSVSNVIGMNRLTSHSIYTGQTLYIPSSSNLHKVVIGETLNKIASASNVSLWAIQQANPQIKEINWVYPGQVIELPASVAKQQPAPKSTAPAQPAVGSTATQVSQLVNAERQKAGLAPLTLDAELSNVALAKAKDMIQNNYFDHNSPTYGSPFDMMRSFGIEYTAAGENIAQGQTSPQAVMTDWMNSPGHRQNILSSNYDSIGVGYFEGAWVQLFKK
- a CDS encoding rhodanese-related sulfurtransferase produces the protein MDFQVLLYYKYVTIEDPEAFKEEHLARCKEIGLKGRILVANEGINGTVSGTVEQTESYMQVMKNDSRFADTVFKIERSNEHAFKKMKVRVRPELVHLSLEDDVNPNELTGKHLSPKEWLEAMESEDVVILDARNTYEYDLGHFKNAIRPDVETFRELPQWVRENFSQYKDKKVLTYCTGGIRCEKFSGFLVKEGFKDVSQLEGGIISYGYDEIAKGKLWDGKCYVFDERISVPVNRTGEEVVVGKCYHCGNPEERYVKCGNPECNAHLLMCEECEHEHKRSCSTECREHPWNRYIKECEAESESSPL
- a CDS encoding class I SAM-dependent methyltransferase, whose product is MNKLERIRQEEKEYHDYCYDNYKLFEKGSWLNRPVRTVMELVPILSGLQDIQILDLGCGVGRNSIPLAQAFIEQGVEIDCVDFLDSALEKLEQYSKEFEVLDHITPINADISTYEIKEDAYDLIVAVSSLEHADSVESLRTVLQRMEKGTRNGGVNCLIVNSEVTETDLETQTPLEALIEINMNTNDMSKLLKNSYPNWEILKAVINPLSFKIVRNLRPVLLTTNAITYVVMKKSV
- a CDS encoding AbrB/MazE/SpoVT family DNA-binding domain-containing protein; translated protein: MKSTGIVRKVDELGRIVIPIELRRMMDLDIKDGIEIFVEDDRIILKKYIANNSCVITGEVTDQNSTYAGGKFVLSPNGARALLEELELKF
- a CDS encoding phosphatase PAP2 family protein, whose product is MKITLSLCMLIFVSLSFYSSSFITTFDSSLRELILNLRRDRLNEIVLAFTHVGDAKVLAGLCLLGAIVLFIMRQWRNSLLLIGSILVSYGLNLLVKSMFQRERPLDFRLLEEDGYSFPSGNAMVGTTFYIFAAVLLYQRYQKRWILVSGAILPFLLGLSRVYVGVHYPSDILAGFAIGIVLAIALSKLTDKRAKQVESVNRNNTNTAV
- a CDS encoding TetR/AcrR family transcriptional regulator; translation: MKKGELRKQEIQEKMANHILINGLQSGSLRSLAQAAGTSDRMLLHYYQDKEELMTEVLTQISDNLITILEQAQTVPIPFNQLVPHLYQLIKNPVVKPYIQLWLELIARASKKEEPYYPIAKQIGNIFIQYCSELIQADDEEKEKLAPLTFIIVEGIAMLDAIDFEPNINKALEGFSDFQK
- a CDS encoding N-acetylmuramoyl-L-alanine amidase, yielding MVKIFIDPGHGGTDPGGVANNLTEKALTLKIGLRIRDILLAEYSNVSVLMSRTSDVTKSLTERTDAANAWGADFFLSVHTNAGGGTGYEDYVYPGSIAPTTTYQDNIHAEILKLVNFSDRGQKTADFHVLRESNMPALLTENGFIDNVNDANKLKTTSFIESIARGHVNGIVKSFNLPKKAIYHTVVSGDTVYSLSQQYGSTIQQIKSWNNLDSNYSIFPGQILRVK
- a CDS encoding AAA family ATPase encodes the protein MTREHARTVYLLSGPAGVGKSTTSTELVKSLPESAYLSGDDISHMHINGREKPWESEQEHDLIWNNILQLTRNFIDYGCDVVIDYIIFPKDVEWLREQLSDFGVTIKYVVLWADKDTLVKRDALRNDEDRMGERCLILFHEFLKSDLDSKHLLHTSLLTTDDMQQVIQEIKTEDRLIHI
- the kynA gene encoding tryptophan 2,3-dioxygenase, with the protein product MTEQKKLDSKETEKGLHTDFINQMTYGEYLNLDKILSGQKRLSGHHDEMLFIIIHQVSELWMKLILHETRSAIASIESGNLHSAFKMLARVSKIQSQIIESWDVLSTLTPAEYMEFRDKLGQASGFQSYQYRMIEFALGYKTPHILEIYKKDADLHEQLTAALHTPSLYDVSIQALAKAGLYIDEEVLNRDVTKRYEYNASVEAAWLEVYRNVERYWDLYELAEKLVDIEDWLQQWRFRHMKTVERIIGFKVGTGGSSGVNYLKKVLDQRFFPELWDLRTSI
- a CDS encoding ankyrin repeat domain-containing protein, whose protein sequence is MNLHQAAMDGNLTVVEELLKNEETSINGLSEGWSPLHLAAHFGHIEIVRLLLDQGADVHVKSGNNMANTPLHAAAANMKNRQEMMSLLLSHGANINEKQSGGWTILHQAAQHNDPEMIAYFVEKGADPYLAKEDGKTALELAEDEEAHEAADILRNSTLNKI